One Kitasatospora sp. MAP12-44 DNA segment encodes these proteins:
- a CDS encoding GNAT family N-acetyltransferase translates to MEMRTTGYDHPDAELLTAEVQQEYIRRYGDVDTTVMHPEHFVPPQGVFVVAYLDGEPVACGGWRAKESGGAGLQDGDAELKRMFVVPQARGKGLARAVLRHLEASAAEAGRDRVILETGTEQPEAVALYTSEGYRPITKFGVYRESPLSICLGKALGKALDKALDAESDKEPGRESARV, encoded by the coding sequence ATGGAGATGCGTACGACGGGCTATGACCACCCCGATGCCGAGCTGCTGACCGCCGAGGTCCAGCAGGAGTACATACGCCGGTACGGCGATGTGGACACCACGGTGATGCACCCCGAGCACTTCGTGCCGCCGCAGGGAGTCTTCGTAGTGGCCTATCTGGACGGCGAGCCGGTCGCCTGCGGCGGCTGGCGCGCCAAGGAGAGCGGCGGCGCGGGCCTGCAGGACGGTGACGCCGAGCTGAAGCGGATGTTCGTCGTCCCGCAGGCCCGCGGCAAGGGGCTGGCCCGGGCCGTGCTGCGCCACCTGGAGGCCTCCGCCGCCGAGGCGGGCCGCGACCGGGTCATTCTGGAGACCGGTACCGAGCAGCCGGAGGCCGTCGCGCTCTACACCTCCGAGGGCTACCGCCCGATCACCAAGTTCGGTGTCTACCGGGAATCGCCGCTGAGCATCTGCCTGGGCAAGGCGCTGGGCAAGGCGCTGGACAAGGCCCTGGACGCGGAGTCGGACAAGGAGCCGGGCCGGGAGTCTGCCCGGGTCTGA
- a CDS encoding thioesterase family protein: MSAAQLELLDHQPTAEPSSGPQTDGAAHVLSCPTRWSDVDENGHINNARLVGYIQEGIHDLFYHHARAVRDSLFPAGFLIARHEIDYLQQLHHRPEPLLVRLMVERLGRSSAQVRVDVCRERSTFMTARTVVVARDRTSGRSRKLSQSERRFLSDYLTDSTHAVKPTPKPVPKLAGKPAVKAVKLPRPTRAATRTVPHSRRG, from the coding sequence GTGAGCGCGGCGCAGTTGGAGCTCCTGGACCACCAGCCGACCGCCGAGCCGTCGAGCGGACCGCAGACCGACGGGGCCGCGCATGTGCTGAGCTGCCCCACCCGGTGGAGCGATGTCGACGAGAACGGGCACATCAACAATGCCCGACTGGTCGGCTACATCCAGGAGGGAATCCACGACCTCTTTTACCACCACGCGCGGGCCGTGCGGGATTCGCTCTTTCCGGCCGGATTCCTGATCGCCCGCCATGAGATCGATTATCTCCAGCAACTCCACCACCGGCCGGAGCCGCTGCTGGTGCGGTTGATGGTGGAGCGGCTCGGACGCAGTTCCGCGCAGGTCCGGGTGGACGTCTGCCGGGAGCGGTCCACCTTCATGACGGCCCGTACGGTCGTGGTGGCCCGGGACCGGACGTCGGGGCGGTCGCGGAAGCTGAGCCAGTCGGAGCGACGTTTCCTGTCGGACTATCTGACGGACAGCACGCACGCGGTCAAGCCGACACCGAAGCCGGTGCCCAAGCTCGCGGGCAAGCCGGCAGTCAAGGCGGTCAAGCTGCCGCGTCCCACCCGGGCCGCCACGCGGACCGTGCCGCACAGCCGACGGGGGTGA
- a CDS encoding alanine racemase: MTQPDPSDRFGTAIDPDRVAALADEVLDWRFKALPAAAWGMTVAEYLATGPTLDDFGTPLLTLDAGAMEHNLRTMADWAAEAGVRLAPHGKTTMAPALWQAQLAAGAWAVTLANLPQLRVARAFGVRRVLLANSLLDAAGLAWLAGELDADPEFSVSCWVDSVRGVELMDQALRAAGAERPVEVLVELGGPGGRTGARDLATALEVARAAYAAPTLRLSGLGGYEGALAHDATPAGLAVVERYLDQLAELHGLLSAEGLFGEAAEVVLTAGGSAYFDQVARVLVPIADAHPGTSVVLRSGAYLVHDDGFYRGISPLVRGAQGRPLRSAMHGWARVVSRPEEQLSLLDGGKRDFPYDEGLPEPQLVRGQDGLLTGKVTAVNDQHAFLRDAGDSAPVGAVVRLGLSHPCTAFDKWTLIPVLDDADSADPRVVGLVRTFF; encoded by the coding sequence GTGACCCAGCCCGACCCAAGCGACCGTTTCGGTACGGCGATCGACCCCGATCGGGTGGCCGCCCTGGCGGACGAAGTCCTCGACTGGCGCTTCAAGGCCCTCCCGGCGGCCGCCTGGGGGATGACCGTTGCCGAGTACCTGGCCACCGGCCCCACTCTGGACGACTTCGGGACCCCGCTGCTGACCCTGGACGCGGGCGCCATGGAGCACAATCTGCGGACCATGGCCGACTGGGCCGCCGAGGCCGGGGTACGACTGGCGCCGCACGGCAAGACCACCATGGCGCCCGCGCTGTGGCAGGCCCAGTTGGCGGCCGGCGCGTGGGCCGTGACGCTGGCCAACCTGCCGCAGCTGCGGGTCGCCCGGGCCTTCGGGGTGCGCCGGGTGCTGCTCGCCAACTCGCTGCTGGACGCGGCCGGACTGGCCTGGCTGGCCGGGGAGTTGGACGCCGACCCGGAGTTCTCGGTGAGCTGCTGGGTGGATTCGGTGCGCGGCGTGGAGCTGATGGACCAGGCGCTGCGCGCGGCCGGGGCCGAGCGCCCGGTGGAGGTGCTGGTCGAACTCGGCGGCCCCGGCGGCCGGACCGGCGCCCGCGACCTGGCCACCGCCCTGGAGGTCGCCCGCGCGGCCTACGCGGCGCCCACCCTGCGGCTGTCCGGCCTCGGCGGCTACGAGGGCGCGCTGGCCCATGACGCGACCCCGGCCGGCCTCGCGGTGGTGGAGCGCTACCTCGACCAACTCGCCGAGCTGCACGGACTGCTGAGCGCCGAGGGGCTCTTCGGCGAGGCGGCGGAGGTGGTGCTGACGGCGGGTGGCAGTGCGTACTTCGACCAGGTCGCCCGGGTGCTGGTCCCGATCGCCGACGCCCACCCCGGCACCAGCGTGGTGCTCCGCTCCGGCGCCTACCTGGTGCACGACGACGGCTTCTACCGGGGCATCTCCCCGCTGGTGCGCGGCGCGCAGGGCCGGCCGCTGCGCTCGGCGATGCACGGCTGGGCCCGGGTGGTCTCGCGCCCCGAGGAGCAGCTCTCGCTGCTGGACGGCGGCAAGCGCGACTTCCCCTACGACGAGGGCCTGCCGGAGCCGCAACTGGTGCGTGGTCAGGACGGGTTGCTGACCGGCAAGGTGACGGCGGTCAACGACCAGCATGCCTTCCTGCGCGATGCGGGCGACTCGGCACCGGTCGGCGCCGTCGTCCGGCTCGGCCTCTCGCACCCGTGCACGGCCTTCGACAAGTGGACCCTGATCCCGGTGCTGGACGACGCGGACAGTGCCGACCCCCGGGTGGTCGGCCTGGTCCGGACGTTCTTCTGA
- a CDS encoding SGNH/GDSL hydrolase family protein, producing MRSLQSRRRHRAACAVLLGGALLGVSAAPASAAAPARATHYYLALGDSLAAGYQTLPGGGSEVGHGYAQDLARTLGDRAEHSGHPFSFTDLGCPGETTGSMINGGCPYPHPYAGAQLDAAVAYLKAHRHDDVQVTLDIGANNVDGCATGGNLDVACAAKGIVTAGQDLGTILGRLKAAAGPHTTITGMNLYDPFLAAWVTGAKGKLLAGLSVPLADTLNTTLNVVDAVHGVPTADVAKAFSTNSFLPLVPLAGQQVPLNVDRILTWTNMSRGDIHANDTGYQVIADTFLRRM from the coding sequence ATGCGTTCACTTCAGTCCCGCCGCAGACACCGGGCGGCCTGCGCCGTCCTGCTGGGCGGCGCCCTGCTCGGTGTCTCGGCCGCCCCCGCCTCGGCCGCGGCACCCGCGCGCGCCACGCACTACTACCTCGCGCTCGGCGACTCGCTCGCCGCCGGCTACCAGACCCTGCCGGGCGGCGGCAGCGAGGTCGGCCACGGGTACGCCCAGGACCTCGCCCGCACCCTGGGCGACCGCGCCGAGCACTCCGGCCACCCGTTCTCCTTCACCGACCTGGGCTGCCCGGGCGAGACCACCGGATCGATGATCAACGGTGGCTGCCCCTACCCGCACCCGTACGCCGGTGCGCAACTCGACGCGGCGGTCGCCTACCTGAAGGCCCACCGCCACGACGACGTCCAGGTCACCCTGGACATCGGCGCCAACAACGTGGACGGCTGCGCCACCGGCGGCAACCTGGACGTCGCGTGCGCGGCCAAGGGCATCGTGACGGCTGGTCAGGACCTCGGGACGATCCTGGGACGGCTCAAGGCCGCGGCCGGCCCGCACACCACGATCACCGGGATGAACCTCTACGACCCGTTCCTCGCGGCCTGGGTCACCGGGGCCAAGGGCAAGCTGCTGGCCGGCCTCTCGGTGCCGCTGGCGGACACCCTCAACACCACGCTCAACGTGGTCGACGCGGTGCACGGCGTGCCGACGGCCGACGTCGCCAAGGCGTTCAGCACCAACTCCTTCCTGCCGCTGGTCCCGCTGGCCGGCCAGCAGGTACCGCTGAACGTGGACCGGATCCTGACCTGGACCAACATGTCACGCGGCGACATCCACGCCAACGACACCGGCTACCAGGTGATCGCCGACACCTTCCTGCGCAGGATGTAG
- a CDS encoding S41 family peptidase, with the protein MTRLRTAETDAIVGETRRLVTELYVFPEVAESITALLDRRLAEGHYHQAEGAEELGRLVTEDLQSVNGDRHLRLKFHPRPIPDGKDGAVLAELERAGDLSLGGVPRIERLAGGVALLELAPIILPLAMSAEPLTAALTLVARAEALIIDLRACVGGHPHTVSLICSYLLDRPTHLNTLYDREDDDYTQFWSLPHVPGARFGGEKPLYLLTSRSTFSGGEELTYDLQQLGRAVVVGERTGGGANPRQGFTVHPHLEATIPSARSINPVSGTNWEGTGITPDVETAPADALAVAYRAALAEVARRGADTPSVEEARQALLAPEAAAAVQPPAPL; encoded by the coding sequence ATGACCCGACTCCGCACCGCCGAGACCGACGCGATCGTCGGCGAGACCAGGCGACTGGTCACCGAGCTCTACGTCTTCCCCGAGGTCGCCGAGTCGATCACCGCGCTGCTGGACCGCCGGCTCGCCGAGGGCCACTACCACCAGGCCGAGGGCGCCGAGGAGTTGGGCCGACTGGTCACCGAGGACCTGCAGTCGGTCAACGGCGACCGGCATCTGCGCCTGAAGTTCCACCCCCGGCCGATCCCGGACGGCAAGGACGGCGCGGTGCTGGCCGAACTGGAGCGCGCCGGCGACCTCTCGTTGGGCGGCGTGCCGCGGATCGAGCGGCTGGCCGGCGGCGTCGCACTGCTCGAACTCGCCCCGATCATCCTCCCGTTGGCGATGTCCGCCGAGCCGCTGACCGCCGCGCTCACCCTGGTGGCCCGCGCCGAGGCACTGATCATCGACCTGCGCGCGTGCGTCGGCGGCCACCCGCACACCGTGTCGCTGATCTGCAGCTACCTGCTCGACCGGCCCACCCACCTGAACACGCTCTACGACCGCGAGGACGACGACTACACGCAGTTCTGGAGCCTGCCGCACGTGCCAGGCGCGCGCTTCGGCGGCGAGAAGCCGCTGTACCTGCTGACCAGCCGCAGCACCTTCTCCGGCGGCGAGGAACTGACGTACGACCTCCAGCAGTTGGGCCGCGCCGTGGTGGTCGGCGAGCGGACCGGCGGTGGCGCGAACCCGCGCCAGGGCTTCACCGTCCACCCGCATCTGGAGGCCACCATCCCGAGCGCCCGCTCGATCAACCCGGTCTCCGGCACCAACTGGGAGGGCACCGGCATCACCCCCGACGTCGAGACCGCCCCGGCCGACGCGCTCGCTGTCGCCTACCGGGCGGCGCTGGCCGAGGTGGCGCGCCGCGGCGCTGACACCCCCTCCGTCGAGGAGGCCCGGCAGGCGCTGCTCGCCCCCGAGGCCGCTGCGGCGGTGCAGCCGCCCGCTCCGCTGTAG
- a CDS encoding APC family permease produces the protein MAVVDKISPRTSVSGGPKLRREIGLIGLLWASVGSIIGSGWLFGAKNAVVVAGPAAIISWGIGAVAIVLLALVHAELGGLFPVAGGTARYPHYVFGGLAGMSFGWFSWLQAATVAPIEVEAMIGYAGHYSFAQGFLNANGTLTASGFVVSTVLMAVFVAVNFLGVRLLARTNSAATWWKIFIPLVTIAVLAVTNFHPGNFTSHGFAPFGVKGVLGAISTSGIIFALLGFEQAIQLSGESKNPKRDIPRAVIGSVFIGAVIYTLLQVVFIGALPGASIAHGWANLAYAGIKGPFAGLATVVGLGWLAWVLYVDAIISPAGTGLIYTTSTSRISYGLSKNGYAPQLFERTDARGVPWFGLIISFVTGVVCFLPFPSWQQLVSFITSASVLMYAGAPLALGVLRKRMPDRERPYRLPLGDIISPISFVVATLIIYWAGWDTLWRLGLAIVLGYVLLGSYAAYAIAKNLPNAPRLNWKAAQWLPVYLIGLGVISKLGGFGVGALSDIPLGVDIAVITVFALAIYYWARAVALPVEEIERNIAGFEVVDEGGH, from the coding sequence ATGGCAGTTGTTGACAAAATATCGCCTCGGACGTCCGTATCAGGGGGTCCCAAGCTCCGCCGCGAGATCGGACTGATCGGCCTGCTCTGGGCCTCGGTCGGATCGATCATCGGATCGGGCTGGCTGTTCGGGGCGAAGAACGCGGTGGTCGTCGCCGGACCGGCAGCGATCATCTCGTGGGGCATCGGAGCAGTCGCCATCGTGCTGCTCGCGCTGGTCCACGCGGAGCTGGGGGGTCTGTTCCCGGTGGCGGGCGGCACCGCCCGCTACCCGCACTACGTCTTCGGCGGCCTCGCCGGGATGTCCTTCGGTTGGTTCTCCTGGCTCCAGGCGGCCACCGTCGCGCCGATCGAGGTCGAGGCGATGATCGGCTATGCCGGTCACTACTCCTTCGCGCAGGGCTTCCTCAACGCCAACGGAACGCTCACGGCCTCCGGGTTCGTGGTGTCCACGGTGCTGATGGCGGTCTTCGTGGCCGTCAACTTCCTCGGCGTCCGCCTGCTGGCCCGCACCAACAGCGCCGCCACCTGGTGGAAGATCTTCATCCCGCTGGTGACCATCGCGGTGCTCGCGGTGACCAACTTCCACCCCGGCAACTTCACCTCGCACGGCTTCGCGCCGTTCGGTGTCAAGGGCGTGCTCGGCGCGATCAGCACCAGCGGCATCATCTTCGCCCTGCTCGGCTTCGAGCAGGCGATCCAGCTCTCCGGTGAGAGCAAGAACCCCAAGCGCGACATCCCGCGTGCGGTGATCGGCTCGGTCTTCATCGGTGCGGTGATCTACACGCTGCTCCAGGTCGTCTTCATCGGTGCCCTGCCCGGCGCCTCGATCGCGCACGGCTGGGCCAACCTGGCGTACGCGGGCATCAAGGGCCCGTTCGCCGGCCTGGCCACCGTGGTCGGCCTGGGCTGGCTGGCCTGGGTGCTCTACGTGGACGCAATAATCTCCCCGGCCGGCACCGGCCTGATCTACACCACCTCCACCTCCCGGATCTCCTACGGCCTGAGCAAGAACGGCTACGCTCCCCAGCTGTTCGAGCGCACCGACGCCCGCGGCGTGCCGTGGTTCGGCCTGATCATCTCCTTCGTCACCGGCGTGGTCTGCTTCCTGCCCTTCCCCAGCTGGCAGCAGCTGGTCAGCTTCATCACCTCCGCCAGCGTGCTGATGTACGCCGGCGCCCCGCTGGCCCTCGGCGTGCTGCGCAAGCGGATGCCCGACCGCGAGCGCCCCTACCGGCTGCCGCTCGGCGACATCATCTCCCCGATCTCCTTCGTGGTCGCCACCCTGATCATCTACTGGGCCGGCTGGGACACCCTGTGGCGCCTGGGCCTGGCCATCGTGCTCGGCTACGTGCTGCTCGGCTCGTACGCCGCCTACGCGATCGCGAAGAACCTGCCGAACGCGCCCCGGCTCAACTGGAAGGCCGCGCAGTGGCTGCCGGTCTACCTGATCGGCCTGGGCGTGATCTCCAAGCTGGGTGGCTTCGGGGTCGGCGCGCTGAGCGACATCCCGCTCGGGGTGGACATCGCCGTGATCACCGTCTTCGCGCTCGCCATCTACTACTGGGCCCGCGCGGTGGCGCTCCCGGTCGAGGAGATCGAGCGCAACATCGCCGGCTTCGAGGTGGTCGACGAGGGCGGCCACTGA
- a CDS encoding bifunctional 5,10-methylenetetrahydrofolate dehydrogenase/5,10-methenyltetrahydrofolate cyclohydrolase, which produces MTATVLSGKELATAIRTDAAERVAKLAAQDKTVRLAVVSATDDGASAWYVSSIAKAAGKVGIACDIVDLGPEATGAAVTETLRRLSADPQVHGIILQTPLPAGAALEDLASAIAPEKDVDGANPLSLGRLAAGLPAFAPATAEAVVRLIEHHGVETSGRHAVVVGRSTVVGKPAAHLLLDRDATVTVCHSRTRDLAAITSTADILVAAVGRAGLLKAEHVGEGAVVIDVGTNPTPDGGLVGDVDPAAAERAGALTPVPGGVGPVTTALLLQHTVQAAEA; this is translated from the coding sequence ATGACCGCCACCGTGCTCTCCGGCAAGGAGCTCGCCACCGCCATCCGCACCGACGCCGCCGAGCGCGTCGCCAAGCTCGCGGCGCAGGACAAGACCGTGCGGCTCGCGGTGGTCAGCGCCACCGACGACGGCGCCAGCGCCTGGTACGTCAGCTCGATCGCCAAGGCCGCGGGCAAGGTCGGCATCGCCTGCGACATCGTGGACCTCGGCCCGGAGGCGACCGGCGCGGCCGTCACCGAGACGCTGCGCCGGCTGAGCGCCGACCCGCAGGTGCACGGCATCATCCTGCAGACCCCGCTGCCCGCCGGCGCGGCGCTGGAGGACCTGGCCTCGGCGATCGCGCCCGAGAAGGACGTGGACGGCGCCAACCCGCTCTCGCTCGGCCGCCTCGCCGCCGGGCTGCCCGCCTTCGCGCCGGCCACCGCAGAGGCCGTGGTCCGGCTGATCGAGCACCACGGCGTCGAGACCAGCGGCCGGCACGCCGTAGTGGTCGGCCGGTCCACCGTGGTCGGCAAGCCGGCGGCGCACCTGCTGCTCGACCGGGACGCCACGGTCACCGTGTGCCACTCGCGCACCCGCGACCTGGCCGCGATCACCAGCACCGCCGACATCCTGGTCGCCGCCGTCGGCCGCGCCGGGCTGCTGAAGGCCGAGCACGTCGGCGAGGGCGCCGTGGTGATCGACGTGGGCACCAACCCGACCCCGGACGGCGGTCTGGTCGGCGACGTGGACCCGGCCGCCGCCGAGCGGGCCGGCGCGCTGACGCCCGTCCCCGGTGGCGTCGGCCCGGTGACCACGGCACTGCTGCTCCAGCACACCGTGCAGGCCGCCGAGGCCTGA
- a CDS encoding cyclodeaminase/cyclohydrolase family protein: MHDQAIGAFLDQLADRVPAPGGGASAALHAAQAAALLGMVARYSDGPKYAEHEPLISRVRTETDAARAEALQLAQDDATAFGAVATAYGLPKATDEEKAARSAAIAEALIGAAEPPARTIELAARLAVLGEELLPVSNRNVLSDVAAAAEAARAAALTAQVNVEINLGGIKDEAARASLAARAEAADAVAARSAATTAAVRKEINR, from the coding sequence ATGCACGACCAGGCGATCGGCGCCTTCCTGGACCAGCTGGCCGACCGGGTCCCCGCCCCGGGCGGCGGTGCCAGCGCGGCCCTGCACGCGGCCCAGGCGGCAGCCCTGCTCGGCATGGTCGCGCGCTACAGCGACGGACCGAAGTACGCCGAGCACGAGCCGCTGATCAGCCGGGTGCGCACCGAGACCGACGCGGCCCGCGCCGAGGCGCTGCAGCTCGCGCAGGACGACGCGACGGCGTTCGGCGCGGTCGCCACCGCCTACGGCCTGCCCAAGGCCACCGACGAGGAGAAGGCGGCCCGTTCGGCCGCCATCGCCGAGGCCCTGATCGGCGCGGCCGAGCCGCCGGCCCGCACCATCGAGCTGGCCGCCAGGCTGGCCGTGCTGGGCGAGGAGCTGCTGCCGGTCAGCAACCGCAACGTGCTCAGTGACGTGGCCGCCGCCGCCGAGGCGGCCCGCGCCGCCGCGCTGACCGCGCAGGTCAACGTCGAGATCAACCTCGGGGGCATCAAGGACGAGGCGGCCCGCGCCTCGCTCGCCGCCCGCGCCGAGGCAGCCGACGCCGTCGCCGCCCGGTCCGCCGCGACCACCGCCGCTGTTCGCAAGGAGATCAACCGATGA
- a CDS encoding SRPBCC family protein → MSRLEEQIDVDVPMQVAWEQLHRVQDYPRFVDGVLHAHTHGGGSNRAHLDVEVGGDERAFETEITDRGQNQIMNWKTLDSAHLKGAVALLPLDAGSTRVQVRVEYEPDAVREAFGGPHGFAQVSAIERTVRSDLEQFKQLVEEERPMPGG, encoded by the coding sequence ATGAGCAGACTCGAAGAGCAGATCGATGTCGACGTGCCGATGCAGGTGGCGTGGGAGCAGCTGCACCGGGTGCAGGACTACCCGCGGTTCGTCGACGGCGTGTTGCACGCCCACACGCACGGCGGCGGCAGCAACCGCGCCCACCTCGACGTCGAGGTCGGTGGCGACGAGCGGGCGTTCGAGACCGAGATCACCGACCGCGGCCAGAACCAGATCATGAACTGGAAGACCCTGGACAGCGCCCACCTGAAGGGCGCCGTCGCCCTGCTGCCACTGGACGCCGGCAGCACCCGGGTGCAGGTCCGGGTCGAGTACGAGCCGGACGCCGTCCGCGAGGCCTTCGGCGGGCCGCACGGCTTCGCCCAGGTCAGCGCGATCGAGCGGACCGTACGAAGCGACCTCGAGCAGTTCAAACAACTGGTCGAGGAGGAACGCCCGATGCCCGGCGGGTGA
- a CDS encoding glutaminase — MNYLHEVQSAAEAAQSVLGTGRVADYIPALAAADPGAFGLALATVDGEVYGAGDWEQPFSVQSISKLFTLALALATGGEGVWHRVGREPSGTPFNSLVQLESENGIPRNPFLNSGALVVTDRLLTLTGDAGRAVRDFLRTESGNPLLDTDRAVAASEAAHGHRNAALAHFIASYGNLENPVEAVLANYYAHCALSASCRDLALAGLFLARHGVRADGSRLLSRSDAKRVNAVLLTCGTYDAAGDFAYRVGLPGKSGVGGGILTIVPGRGALCAWGPALDRAGNSVGGVAALDAFTTATGWSVF; from the coding sequence ATGAACTACCTGCACGAGGTCCAGTCAGCCGCCGAAGCCGCCCAGTCCGTCCTGGGCACCGGACGGGTCGCCGACTACATCCCGGCGCTCGCCGCGGCCGACCCCGGCGCGTTCGGCCTGGCGCTGGCCACCGTCGACGGCGAGGTCTACGGCGCCGGTGACTGGGAGCAGCCGTTCTCGGTGCAGAGCATCTCCAAGCTCTTCACCCTCGCACTGGCGCTGGCCACCGGCGGCGAGGGCGTCTGGCACCGGGTCGGCCGCGAGCCGTCCGGCACGCCGTTCAACTCGCTGGTCCAGCTGGAGAGCGAGAACGGCATCCCGCGCAACCCGTTCCTCAACTCCGGCGCGCTGGTGGTCACCGACCGGCTGCTCACGCTGACCGGCGACGCCGGGCGCGCCGTACGGGACTTCCTGCGCACCGAGTCCGGCAATCCGCTACTCGACACCGACCGTGCGGTGGCCGCCTCCGAAGCCGCGCACGGCCACCGCAACGCCGCGCTCGCGCACTTCATCGCCAGCTACGGCAACCTGGAGAACCCCGTCGAGGCGGTGCTCGCCAACTACTACGCGCACTGCGCGCTGAGCGCCAGCTGCCGGGACCTCGCGCTCGCCGGGCTCTTCCTGGCCCGGCACGGCGTGCGCGCGGACGGCAGCCGGCTGCTCTCGCGCAGCGACGCCAAGCGCGTCAACGCCGTGCTGCTGACCTGCGGGACGTACGACGCGGCGGGCGACTTCGCCTACCGGGTCGGGCTGCCGGGCAAGAGCGGTGTCGGCGGCGGCATCCTCACCATCGTGCCCGGTCGCGGCGCACTCTGCGCCTGGGGCCCGGCGCTGGACCGGGCCGGCAACTCGGTCGGCGGCGTGGCGGCGCTGGACGCCTTCACCACCGCCACCGGCTGGTCCGTCTTCTGA
- a CDS encoding DNA-formamidopyrimidine glycosylase family protein, producing MPELPEVEALSAFLTQRLVGRAIGRVYPVSVSALKTYDPPVTELTGHTVESVGRRGKFLVVEVSGGLFLVVHLARAGWLRWRENLPPEPPHPGKGPLALRLCLADPPSSGFDLTEAGTHKGLAVYCVRDPAEVPGIARLGPDPLDPAFTRELFLGLLHGERRRIKGVLRDQATIAGIGNAYSDEVLHVARLSPFKIAANLTEAEAGALYEAIGSTLRDAVERSRGLAAGELKAEKKTGLRVHGKAGQPCPVCGDTIREVSFSDSSLQYCPTCQTGGKPLADRRLSRLLK from the coding sequence GTGCCCGAGCTGCCCGAAGTCGAAGCGCTCAGCGCCTTCTTGACGCAACGCCTCGTCGGGCGCGCGATCGGACGGGTCTACCCGGTCTCGGTGAGCGCGCTCAAGACCTACGACCCGCCCGTCACCGAGCTGACCGGGCACACCGTCGAGTCGGTCGGACGCCGGGGCAAGTTCCTCGTCGTGGAGGTCTCCGGCGGCCTGTTCCTGGTCGTCCACCTGGCCCGGGCGGGGTGGCTGCGCTGGCGCGAGAACCTGCCACCCGAGCCGCCACACCCCGGCAAAGGCCCGCTGGCGCTGCGGCTCTGCCTCGCCGACCCGCCCAGCAGCGGCTTCGACCTGACCGAGGCCGGCACGCACAAGGGCCTCGCGGTGTACTGCGTACGCGACCCCGCCGAGGTCCCCGGCATCGCCCGGCTCGGCCCGGACCCGCTCGACCCGGCGTTCACCCGCGAACTCTTCCTCGGGCTGCTGCACGGCGAACGGCGGCGGATCAAGGGCGTGCTGCGCGACCAGGCCACCATCGCCGGGATCGGCAACGCGTACTCGGACGAGGTGCTGCACGTCGCCCGGCTCTCCCCGTTCAAGATCGCGGCGAACCTCACCGAAGCCGAGGCCGGCGCTCTCTACGAGGCGATCGGCAGCACGCTGCGCGACGCCGTGGAACGCTCGCGCGGGCTGGCGGCGGGCGAGCTGAAGGCCGAGAAGAAGACCGGCCTGCGAGTGCACGGCAAGGCGGGCCAGCCGTGCCCGGTCTGCGGGGACACCATTCGCGAAGTCTCCTTCTCCGACTCCTCGCTGCAGTACTGTCCGACCTGCCAGACCGGGGGCAAACCGCTCGCCGATCGCAGGCTCTCCCGGCTCCTGAAGTAG